A stretch of the Kroppenstedtia eburnea genome encodes the following:
- a CDS encoding alpha/beta fold hydrolase, with protein sequence MTSFQEMLVPVRLTKWMLPPADHNGSVKTPGEAAPLQGNHLSITTDDGAVLAAVLEGDGPLVVLSHCWTGSHAIWAPVAERLVGSGYRVLSYDQRGHGASTVGAEGLSIRRIGADLASVLQALDAKEAIVAGHSLGGMAIQAMALHHPDCISKHVREVFLVATAAYGIGMNRLRKLVTPVIGSALLERVMGGRLGHLLVRGALGSNARQTDLVNTRDHFIACKPHVRSTILAAMQMMDLRDLKSIDVPVTVVHGTRDLLTPPSRGRELAGRLGAELVWIEGAGHMLPLEAPGEIAELIGRSAR encoded by the coding sequence ATGACATCTTTTCAGGAGATGCTCGTTCCCGTCAGGTTGACGAAATGGATGCTTCCCCCGGCGGATCACAACGGGAGTGTGAAAACACCGGGGGAAGCTGCTCCTTTACAGGGGAACCATCTGTCCATAACAACCGACGATGGTGCAGTCCTGGCAGCCGTGCTGGAGGGAGACGGGCCACTCGTCGTCCTTTCCCATTGCTGGACAGGCAGCCATGCCATATGGGCCCCGGTTGCAGAACGTCTCGTCGGAAGTGGATACCGCGTCTTGTCATATGATCAGCGGGGACACGGTGCCTCGACGGTCGGTGCTGAAGGTTTGAGCATTCGACGGATCGGTGCTGATCTGGCATCCGTTCTCCAGGCGCTCGATGCGAAGGAGGCGATTGTGGCGGGTCACTCCCTGGGAGGGATGGCCATCCAAGCCATGGCTCTCCATCATCCGGATTGTATTTCCAAGCATGTGCGCGAGGTGTTTCTTGTGGCGACGGCCGCATACGGGATCGGAATGAACCGGCTCCGCAAACTGGTCACACCCGTGATCGGAAGCGCCCTGCTGGAACGGGTGATGGGAGGGCGACTCGGTCATCTCCTCGTCCGCGGCGCTCTTGGATCCAATGCACGGCAGACGGACCTTGTAAACACACGGGACCACTTTATTGCCTGCAAGCCCCATGTGAGAAGCACGATCCTTGCCGCGATGCAGATGATGGACTTACGCGACCTGAAGTCGATCGACGTTCCGGTCACTGTGGTTCACGGTACACGGGATCTTTTGACACCGCCCAGCCGTGGGCGCGAACTGGCGGGTCGTCTGGGAGCTGAGCTCGTCTGGATAGAGGGCGCCGGTCATATGTTGCCCCTCGAAGCTCCCGGTGAGATCGCCGAGCTGATCGGGCGATCCGCCCGATGA
- a CDS encoding GH92 family glycosyl hydrolase — translation MKMWRKMKPLTIGVCFSLLAGGGVIPPMKQAAAAPADFFSSFEKGDPQPTWENTVETDASGKKMASGVDGNIPFDGIQGDITDKVTEITVPGENPPDETKDKLIDRDVNTKWLIKENSAYIQLKLSEAEAVIKIALTSANDFEGRDPRDWTFSGSNDGEHWTTLDKKTNEVFKDRFQTKIYEFENKEKYLYYRLDITKNGGEPMIQLAEIQLSNGIDVPPPPPSDMKSEIGNGPSSAYMAKTKVGWTGLRALTYAGTHTSKGRAYSYNKVFDVEIPVTSKTELSYYIFPEFTNRDHLDDASTYMAVDLAFSDGTYLHDLGAVDQHGIKLHPREQGKSKTLYSNQWNHKKSKIGAVAAGKTIKRILIAYDHPKGPAVFKGSIDDIKIEGNPTPKTYSKPSEYVNTLRGTQSNGTFSRGNNFPAVAVPHGFNFWTPVTDAGSTSWLYHYHERNNGDNLPQIEAFSVSHETSPWMGDRQTFQVMPSADKGATPTANRKDRALPFRHSNEVAQAHYYSVRFDNGIQTEMTPTDHAAMVRFTFKGDTSNLIFDNVNNNGGITLDQKKGELSGYSDVKSGLSTGATRMFFYATFDQPVTSGGKLTGEGRDHVTGYFRFDTGKESDKVVTMKIATSLISVDQAKKNLEQEIGSKDTFESIKEKAQKKWDEKLGKIEVEGATEDQLVTLYSNMYRLFLYPNSGFENVGTVEQPEYKYASPFSPAEGADTPTQTGAKIVAGKPYVNNGFWDTYRATWPAYTLLTPTMAGEMIDGFVQHYRDGGWISRWSSPGYANLMVGTSSDVAFADAYLKGVTNFDVESFYQSAVKNAAVISPNAGTGRKGLDTSIFDGYTNTSTGEGLSWAMDGYINDFGIANLAHALDIKRDKKDPYHSHYKEDYPYYLNRAQNYIHLFNPDVKFFMGRKSDGSWRATPDQFNPAEWGGDYTETNAWNMAFHAPQDGQGLANLYGGREKLAEKLDKFFSTPETALPAYKGAYGGVIHEMREARDVRMGMYGHSNQPSHHIAYMYNYAGQPWKTQEKVREVLDRLYIGSEIGQGYPGDEDNGEMSAWYIFSALGFYPLQMGSPEYVIGSPLFKKATIHLENGKKIVINAPENSKENRYVQSLKINGKKYTHTSLSHEILGKGAVLDFEMGPKPSKWGSKEQDLPKSITPGSTDGSALAPQPMKDLTDGLNAGEKGIATDSEGGHTDLLFDNTSGTRLTMESKTPWIQYRFKEGKQKAQMYTLTSGTTTGADPRSWVLKGSNDGKKWTILDRRSDERFRWRQYTRAFTIQHPGKYSFYRLEVTSNGGHATTSLAEMELLGFHDIQTNFDTMEKSIQGFAKSGEMSRRMKARLLHRLHQARDQYEKEHLGQAVTQMQKFLKDIDHSVPRIHLSTKAKKQLTADAHATIHSLSR, via the coding sequence CCACCGGATGAAACGAAAGACAAATTGATCGACCGGGATGTAAACACAAAATGGCTGATTAAGGAGAACTCAGCCTATATCCAGCTGAAACTTTCCGAAGCGGAGGCGGTCATCAAGATTGCGTTGACCTCAGCCAACGACTTTGAGGGTAGGGACCCGAGGGATTGGACATTTTCGGGGTCCAATGACGGGGAACACTGGACCACGCTGGATAAGAAAACCAATGAGGTGTTCAAAGACCGGTTTCAGACCAAAATCTATGAGTTTGAGAACAAGGAGAAGTATTTGTACTATCGGTTGGACATCACCAAAAATGGCGGTGAACCCATGATCCAACTGGCGGAGATCCAACTTTCCAACGGGATCGATGTCCCGCCGCCTCCTCCTTCCGATATGAAATCTGAGATTGGAAACGGTCCTTCAAGTGCCTATATGGCCAAGACCAAGGTCGGTTGGACCGGATTGAGAGCGCTTACCTATGCCGGAACCCACACTTCCAAAGGGCGGGCTTATTCCTACAACAAGGTTTTTGATGTGGAGATTCCCGTGACTTCGAAGACGGAACTCTCCTATTATATCTTTCCGGAGTTCACCAACAGAGATCACTTGGATGATGCCAGTACCTATATGGCGGTCGACCTCGCCTTTTCAGACGGAACCTATCTCCATGATCTAGGTGCGGTGGATCAACATGGAATTAAGCTGCATCCACGGGAGCAGGGAAAATCGAAAACATTGTATTCCAACCAATGGAACCATAAAAAATCCAAGATCGGCGCCGTAGCGGCCGGGAAAACGATCAAAAGGATCCTCATCGCCTACGACCATCCCAAGGGCCCGGCTGTTTTCAAGGGAAGTATCGACGATATCAAAATTGAAGGGAACCCCACCCCAAAGACCTATTCGAAGCCTTCCGAATATGTAAACACCTTGAGAGGGACGCAGTCCAATGGAACCTTTTCCAGGGGGAACAATTTTCCCGCTGTGGCGGTCCCCCATGGCTTTAACTTTTGGACGCCGGTGACTGACGCGGGTTCGACCAGCTGGCTCTATCATTATCATGAAAGGAACAACGGGGACAACCTCCCACAAATCGAGGCTTTCTCCGTCAGCCACGAAACAAGTCCCTGGATGGGCGACCGTCAGACTTTTCAAGTGATGCCCTCCGCTGACAAAGGGGCAACGCCAACTGCCAATCGCAAGGATCGTGCATTACCGTTCCGGCACTCCAATGAAGTCGCACAAGCCCACTACTACAGTGTCAGGTTTGATAACGGCATTCAAACGGAGATGACCCCGACGGATCATGCGGCCATGGTTCGATTCACATTTAAGGGAGACACCTCCAATCTGATCTTTGACAATGTGAATAATAACGGCGGCATCACCCTGGATCAGAAGAAGGGAGAGCTTTCAGGTTACTCCGATGTCAAAAGCGGTTTATCCACGGGTGCGACGCGCATGTTTTTTTACGCAACATTCGATCAGCCGGTCACATCCGGTGGAAAGTTGACAGGAGAAGGGCGGGATCACGTGACCGGCTACTTCCGATTCGACACCGGCAAAGAGAGCGACAAAGTGGTGACCATGAAAATTGCAACCTCTTTGATCAGTGTGGATCAAGCAAAGAAAAACCTGGAACAGGAGATCGGATCGAAGGATACATTTGAATCCATAAAGGAAAAAGCTCAGAAGAAGTGGGACGAAAAGCTGGGGAAGATCGAAGTGGAGGGGGCTACGGAAGACCAGCTCGTCACTCTGTACTCCAACATGTATCGATTATTCCTCTATCCAAACTCCGGCTTTGAAAATGTCGGCACGGTGGAGCAACCGGAATACAAGTATGCGAGTCCCTTTTCTCCTGCTGAGGGAGCTGACACCCCCACTCAAACCGGTGCCAAGATCGTGGCAGGAAAGCCCTATGTCAACAATGGCTTCTGGGACACCTACCGGGCCACTTGGCCGGCTTATACCTTGTTGACCCCGACGATGGCCGGCGAGATGATCGATGGGTTTGTCCAGCATTACCGAGATGGCGGTTGGATCTCGAGGTGGTCCTCCCCTGGCTATGCCAATCTGATGGTAGGGACCAGCTCCGATGTTGCCTTTGCAGATGCTTATCTGAAAGGGGTCACCAATTTTGATGTAGAGAGCTTCTACCAATCCGCGGTCAAAAATGCTGCGGTGATCAGTCCGAACGCAGGCACAGGCAGAAAGGGACTGGACACGTCCATCTTCGACGGGTATACCAACACTTCGACAGGTGAAGGGTTATCCTGGGCGATGGATGGCTATATCAACGATTTTGGCATTGCGAACCTGGCCCACGCCCTGGATATAAAGAGAGACAAAAAAGACCCCTATCACTCCCACTATAAGGAGGACTATCCGTACTATCTGAATCGGGCGCAGAATTATATCCATCTATTCAACCCCGATGTGAAATTTTTCATGGGGAGAAAGTCAGACGGTTCATGGAGGGCGACTCCGGATCAATTCAACCCTGCAGAGTGGGGAGGGGATTATACGGAGACGAACGCCTGGAACATGGCCTTCCACGCCCCGCAGGATGGGCAGGGGCTGGCCAACCTCTATGGGGGCAGAGAAAAGTTGGCCGAAAAGCTGGATAAATTCTTCAGTACTCCGGAAACCGCATTGCCTGCTTACAAAGGAGCCTATGGCGGCGTGATTCACGAAATGAGAGAAGCGAGAGATGTGAGGATGGGCATGTACGGCCACAGCAATCAACCCTCCCATCACATCGCCTACATGTACAATTACGCAGGACAACCCTGGAAGACCCAGGAGAAGGTACGGGAAGTGTTGGATCGACTCTACATCGGTAGTGAGATCGGCCAGGGATACCCTGGAGATGAGGATAACGGTGAAATGTCCGCTTGGTATATCTTCAGTGCATTGGGCTTCTATCCGCTGCAGATGGGCAGTCCGGAGTACGTGATCGGCTCACCGCTGTTCAAGAAAGCTACCATCCATTTGGAAAACGGAAAGAAGATCGTGATTAACGCCCCCGAGAACAGCAAAGAGAATCGATACGTGCAAAGCTTGAAAATCAATGGCAAGAAGTACACCCATACCAGCTTGTCCCATGAGATCCTTGGCAAAGGAGCCGTCTTGGATTTTGAGATGGGTCCAAAACCCTCCAAATGGGGGAGTAAAGAACAGGATTTGCCCAAATCGATCACTCCGGGTTCGACAGACGGGTCGGCACTGGCACCGCAACCCATGAAAGATTTGACGGATGGATTGAACGCCGGGGAAAAGGGCATTGCCACGGACAGCGAAGGTGGCCATACAGACTTGTTGTTTGACAATACATCGGGCACTCGGTTGACCATGGAAAGCAAAACCCCTTGGATCCAATATCGATTTAAGGAAGGAAAACAGAAGGCCCAGATGTACACCCTGACTTCGGGCACCACAACCGGGGCCGATCCAAGAAGCTGGGTTTTGAAAGGTTCCAACGACGGAAAAAAGTGGACAATCTTGGATCGAAGAAGTGATGAAAGGTTCAGATGGCGCCAGTATACCCGAGCCTTTACAATCCAACATCCGGGGAAATATTCGTTCTACCGACTGGAAGTGACCTCCAATGGTGGGCACGCTACCACATCGCTGGCTGAAATGGAGCTGCTCGGTTTTCATGACATCCAGACAAATTTTGATACGATGGAAAAATCCATCCAAGGGTTTGCAAAATCAGGGGAAATGAGTAGGCGGATGAAGGCACGGCTACTCCATCGCTTGCATCAGGCACGGGACCAATACGAGAAAGAGCACTTGGGTCAAGCGGTCACGCAAATGCAGAAATTCCTGAAGGATATCGATCACAGTGTACCAAGGATTCATCTTTCCACCAAGGCGAAAAAGCAGCTCACTGCTGATGCCCATGCGACGATCCATTCGTTGTCCAGATAA